A genomic segment from Paenibacillus sp. FSL K6-1096 encodes:
- a CDS encoding AAA family ATPase, with product MLQEISLSKFKAFSELPPLNLKPLTILCGVNSAGKTSILKSLLLLKQSYENSSATNELTLNGPYSINGTMKDVLHKSKGENFSINNKFTIGFHGNRYTSNSKQDVSTGRELGKISGLSNRQVSSFEIEVRCKVKKGIVSAMWDTNFIENYEICITPYSGNGDILEDKKYEIRLDYSVGKKGKYDIRLKNFPTLSGENLDKTLEGCSCYFSGMRLNNLYYENAEKGLKLNDFLTNVYAVCRIVANQYNGMKYLGPLRENPERQYIINRNAVTVSSTGADTPFLLAKNQEKKISGDLFPPQHEENFPEKSIGKRNDLLELVEAWMSYFELGKLDIINQQDVLQLNIRNVNIADVGFGVSQALPIIVQGISLEYEQVFLLEQPEIHLHPRMQMRMADFLISLSQTNHKVIIETHSDHIINRLVRRALESPDNNIIDNIAIYFVKNSVEGSLVEEVKIDKINGITDCPPEFFSQFAAETSHIVQAGFSNLTKGRL from the coding sequence ATGTTACAAGAAATATCACTAAGTAAATTTAAAGCCTTTTCAGAATTACCGCCACTAAATCTAAAACCTTTGACTATTTTGTGTGGAGTAAACAGTGCAGGGAAGACTTCTATCTTAAAAAGTCTGCTTTTATTAAAGCAAAGTTATGAGAACTCATCGGCTACGAACGAACTCACCTTAAATGGGCCTTACTCCATTAATGGTACTATGAAAGATGTGTTACATAAATCTAAAGGTGAAAATTTTAGTATTAATAATAAATTTACAATTGGTTTTCATGGGAATAGGTATACATCTAATTCAAAGCAAGATGTTTCAACGGGCAGAGAGTTAGGGAAAATTTCAGGATTATCTAATCGACAAGTATCCTCATTTGAAATAGAAGTGCGGTGTAAGGTTAAAAAAGGAATTGTTTCAGCAATGTGGGATACTAATTTTATAGAAAATTATGAGATATGTATTACACCATATTCAGGGAATGGAGATATTTTAGAAGATAAAAAATATGAAATCCGGCTAGATTATAGTGTTGGAAAAAAAGGGAAATATGATATTCGTTTAAAAAACTTTCCTACTTTGAGCGGTGAAAATCTAGATAAGACCTTAGAAGGATGCTCTTGTTACTTTAGCGGTATGCGTTTAAATAATTTGTATTATGAGAATGCAGAAAAAGGTTTAAAATTAAATGATTTTTTAACAAATGTATATGCAGTTTGCAGAATTGTTGCTAATCAATACAACGGAATGAAGTATCTTGGGCCGCTGAGAGAGAACCCAGAAAGACAATATATTATTAATAGAAATGCTGTTACTGTTAGTAGTACGGGAGCAGATACACCATTTCTATTAGCAAAAAACCAAGAAAAGAAAATAAGTGGAGATCTTTTTCCACCTCAACATGAAGAAAATTTTCCCGAAAAATCAATTGGAAAAAGAAATGATTTATTAGAGTTAGTTGAGGCCTGGATGTCTTATTTTGAGTTGGGGAAATTAGACATCATAAATCAGCAAGATGTATTACAACTTAATATAAGAAACGTTAATATCGCTGATGTTGGATTTGGTGTGAGTCAAGCATTACCTATAATAGTACAAGGTATTTCTCTTGAATATGAACAAGTATTCTTATTGGAGCAACCAGAAATACATTTGCATCCAAGAATGCAAATGAGAATGGCTGATTTTCTTATATCTTTATCACAGACAAACCATAAGGTAATTATTGAAACGCATAGCGATCATATAATAAATCGTTTGGTAAGAAGGGCTCTTGAATCACCAGACAATAATATAATTGATAATATCGCAATCTATTTTGTGAAGAACTCAGTTGAAGGATCGCTTGTTGAAGAAGTTAAAATTGATAAGATAAATGGCATTACTGATTGTCCGCCAGAATTTTTTAGTCAGTTTGCTGCTGAAACGAGTCACATAGTACAGGCTGGGTTTAGTAACCTTACAAAAGGGAGATTGTAA
- a CDS encoding radical SAM protein: protein MTIYINPNVKGIHYFGECSIIEFKDEEYILNPAKSLVMDMVLNNSGIEIEKWSLLDANIEYRDELRQAALFFIESELGQKLFTTTAPLTPSASILKITGKPQHYYPKKISIELTNKCNLYCSHCYKEANDGNVSSMNKDEIFAFLHKYKGLIPAIHLTGGEPLAAPYLEELIEEFKHYYHIELSSNGTLLHTLKKSTLASISNISLTLYGLSDEQYKLNTGNAKGFSMLQKSCLLLKEMNKSFKMNVVMNKQVLQGINSYIECAISLGANVLNIGAPLSVGRLTQSASVDDWKLTETQLNKVFRTIQKSQLHYTDQIKILPWERDIYYNASDYREEMQNIYSSPCLACGAGNRTWGLSETFNFTPCIIYKDLYNLNLTSWEEYIEGDLKIDWNEVTTSYRNNCQQNSTCNRMIIFQK from the coding sequence ATGACAATTTATATTAACCCGAATGTTAAAGGAATTCACTATTTTGGAGAATGTAGCATTATTGAGTTTAAAGACGAAGAATATATATTAAACCCTGCTAAATCTTTAGTAATGGATATGGTACTAAATAATAGTGGTATTGAAATTGAAAAATGGAGCCTTCTTGATGCCAATATTGAATACCGGGATGAACTCAGACAGGCCGCTTTATTTTTTATTGAATCCGAATTAGGACAAAAGTTATTTACTACAACGGCCCCGCTGACACCATCTGCTTCAATTTTAAAGATCACTGGAAAACCTCAACATTACTACCCCAAAAAAATAAGTATTGAATTAACCAATAAGTGCAACTTATATTGCTCACATTGCTATAAAGAAGCCAATGATGGAAATGTCTCTTCTATGAATAAAGACGAAATTTTTGCCTTTTTGCATAAATACAAAGGTCTAATCCCTGCCATTCATCTCACAGGCGGTGAGCCTTTGGCTGCTCCTTATTTGGAAGAATTAATAGAGGAATTTAAGCATTACTATCATATAGAGCTTAGTAGTAACGGGACGCTTTTGCACACCTTAAAGAAAAGCACATTAGCTAGTATCTCAAATATAAGTTTGACCTTATACGGATTATCTGATGAGCAATACAAGCTAAATACCGGCAATGCAAAGGGATTTTCTATGCTACAAAAGAGTTGTTTGTTATTAAAAGAGATGAATAAATCCTTCAAAATGAATGTGGTTATGAATAAACAAGTTCTTCAAGGAATAAATAGTTATATTGAATGTGCCATAAGTTTAGGGGCCAATGTTTTAAACATTGGAGCGCCGCTTTCTGTAGGAAGGTTAACTCAATCAGCATCCGTTGATGATTGGAAGCTAACCGAAACACAACTAAATAAAGTTTTTAGAACTATACAGAAATCTCAATTACATTACACTGACCAGATTAAAATATTGCCTTGGGAAAGAGACATTTATTACAACGCTAGTGATTACAGAGAAGAAATGCAAAACATTTATTCATCCCCTTGTTTGGCATGTGGAGCAGGAAATCGTACCTGGGGACTTTCTGAAACTTTCAATTTTACTCCTTGTATCATTTATAAAGATTTATACAATTTAAATCTTACAAGCTGGGAAGAGTACATTGAAGGGGATTTAAAGATAGATTGGAATGAAGTAACGACCTCGTATAGGAATAATTGTCAGCAAAATTCCACCTGCAATAGAATGATTATATTCCAAAAATGA
- a CDS encoding SPASM domain-containing protein — protein sequence MFSIDSKSYHVFKDNDKYFLFDIYKMIFCEINSSIYNALSSNDLSLLGDEELMLLQSLSDNNVFFNTSIPHQHENTPADKAYFSLAPVHGCNLKCRYCFASSGNNYTNQIRMHDDHTLRDISNFICFNWMPGCNEFRLDYVSGGEPLINKKAFRNSVMTLKHQFKLNKRELFIWLCSNGTLLDESDLAFFESQNLLFGLSLDGNKEQNNQRLYHNGKETYDDVIENIKMILSSDFSNKSKELWGLSVITKHNSNLKEIIDHHYKLGFKTVQMKLVRLSQQDNKNVDFNKSEITNLKEHIAQLFEYVLAEAVQDNLQPWLTFLNDNDHFGKLTRRIILKKPYDYRCHAARSKLSFTPDRKIYPCDSFIGMEEFCIGDLDNGLDHSKLSNFENQSIYERDSCKECWARFVCSGDCFHNSYLSTGNISEPDPFFCEIVQYTTMHSIVTLNDLLRKNPQSYNKLFKFLNIRDKVKK from the coding sequence ATGTTTAGTATTGACTCAAAATCCTACCACGTATTTAAAGACAACGATAAGTACTTCTTATTTGATATTTATAAGATGATATTTTGTGAAATTAATTCTTCAATTTACAATGCATTATCTTCTAATGACCTTAGTTTATTAGGTGACGAGGAATTAATGCTCCTACAATCACTATCTGATAATAATGTTTTTTTTAATACCTCTATCCCCCATCAGCACGAGAATACTCCTGCAGACAAAGCTTACTTCTCATTAGCACCCGTTCATGGCTGTAATCTAAAGTGTCGATATTGCTTTGCATCATCAGGTAATAACTATACTAACCAAATAAGAATGCATGATGATCATACCTTACGAGATATTTCAAATTTCATTTGCTTTAATTGGATGCCTGGATGTAATGAATTCAGATTGGATTATGTTAGTGGCGGAGAGCCACTTATTAATAAAAAGGCATTTAGAAATTCTGTTATGACTCTCAAACACCAGTTCAAACTAAACAAGCGGGAATTATTTATATGGCTTTGCTCAAATGGAACACTGTTGGATGAGAGTGACCTTGCTTTTTTCGAATCACAAAATTTACTCTTTGGACTAAGTCTTGATGGTAATAAAGAACAAAATAATCAGCGGTTATACCATAATGGTAAAGAGACCTACGACGATGTAATAGAAAACATCAAGATGATATTATCTTCTGATTTCTCAAATAAAAGCAAGGAATTATGGGGCCTGTCAGTTATCACAAAACATAATTCGAATTTAAAGGAAATAATAGATCATCATTATAAACTAGGGTTTAAAACTGTTCAAATGAAACTGGTCAGATTATCTCAACAAGATAATAAAAATGTAGATTTTAATAAATCAGAAATAACTAATTTAAAGGAACATATTGCTCAACTATTTGAATATGTGTTGGCAGAAGCAGTTCAGGATAACCTTCAGCCATGGTTAACTTTTCTGAATGATAATGATCATTTTGGTAAATTAACCCGAAGAATTATATTAAAAAAGCCTTACGATTACCGTTGTCATGCAGCTCGTTCAAAACTGAGCTTTACCCCGGATAGAAAGATTTACCCTTGTGATAGTTTTATTGGCATGGAGGAATTTTGTATCGGGGATTTGGACAACGGTTTGGATCATTCAAAGCTTTCTAACTTTGAAAATCAGTCAATCTATGAACGGGATTCCTGTAAAGAATGTTGGGCTAGATTTGTCTGTTCAGGTGATTGTTTTCACAACTCCTATTTGTCTACAGGCAATATTTCCGAACCAGATCCTTTCTTTTGCGAAATCGTTCAATATACTACCATGCATTCCATTGTAACCTTAAATGATCTTTTAAGAAAAAATCCGCAATCATATAACAAGCTTTTTAAATTCCTTAATATCAGAGATAAAGTTAAAAAATAG
- a CDS encoding PadR family transcriptional regulator — protein sequence MNVQFKKGVLELCVLVLTSQKDRYGYELVEQISQKFAIAEGTIYPLLRRLAADGLFSTYLSESEEGPPRKYYKITDEGRRVMHDMIEEWNAFAIGVQEIIKGGSD from the coding sequence TTGAATGTTCAGTTCAAGAAGGGTGTGCTGGAGCTTTGTGTGCTGGTGTTGACCTCACAGAAGGACCGGTACGGATATGAGCTGGTGGAGCAGATCTCGCAGAAATTTGCCATAGCGGAGGGTACGATCTATCCATTGTTAAGAAGGCTGGCGGCGGATGGATTATTCTCGACCTATCTATCCGAATCGGAGGAGGGGCCGCCCCGGAAGTACTATAAGATTACCGATGAGGGAAGGAGAGTCATGCACGACATGATTGAGGAATGGAATGCTTTTGCCATAGGGGTTCAGGAGATTATTAAGGGGGGATCGGATTGA
- a CDS encoding CPBP family glutamic-type intramembrane protease, with the protein MLLDAFMVGVLVAYLFRKTGSIWPGVVVHIVYNGLNLLYYSTLSL; encoded by the coding sequence ATGCTGCTAGACGCATTCATGGTCGGCGTTCTGGTGGCATACCTGTTCCGCAAGACAGGCTCGATCTGGCCGGGAGTCGTGGTGCATATCGTGTATAACGGCCTCAATCTTCTCTATTATTCTACGCTATCCCTATAA
- a CDS encoding VOC family protein, with the protein MIHHIEINVSDLRRSAEFWGWFLSELGYTQYQQWEEGVSWKSGNAYLVFVQTKEKYLEASYHRSQIGLNHLAFHAESREQVDELTRMVRAKGMNILYEDRHPFAGGEHYYALFFEDPDRIKVEVVAP; encoded by the coding sequence TTGATACATCATATTGAAATTAACGTTTCAGACCTTAGACGTTCGGCTGAGTTCTGGGGATGGTTTCTGTCAGAGCTTGGTTATACGCAATATCAGCAATGGGAAGAAGGTGTCAGCTGGAAATCAGGTAACGCCTACCTTGTCTTCGTTCAAACCAAAGAGAAATACCTGGAAGCCTCTTATCATCGCAGTCAGATTGGATTGAATCACCTGGCATTCCATGCAGAATCAAGAGAACAAGTAGATGAACTGACCAGAATGGTTCGTGCTAAAGGCATGAATATTCTTTACGAGGATAGGCATCCTTTTGCAGGCGGGGAACATTATTATGCTCTATTTTTTGAAGACCCCGATCGAATTAAAGTAGAGGTAGTCGCTCCTTAG
- a CDS encoding DUF1700 domain-containing protein, with the protein MNKEAYLNELARYLKLLPPEECAELMGEFKEHFEFARLSGRSEAEVISKLGHPRLIARELLTQSQIEKADKSPTLLSVTRAVMATVSLGLFNLVIVLLPFITSLTVIAAVFVFAISLLISPVLLMLQYQSVALSINSIFLMLGLVGVGLLVALGTLKLTRLYYHLVIRYLKYNLTVIKKDVVSFEK; encoded by the coding sequence TTGAATAAAGAGGCCTATCTGAATGAATTGGCACGGTATCTGAAGCTGCTTCCTCCTGAGGAATGTGCCGAGCTTATGGGTGAGTTCAAGGAGCATTTCGAGTTTGCCCGGTTAAGCGGACGGTCCGAAGCAGAAGTGATCTCCAAGTTGGGCCATCCCCGGCTGATCGCTCGCGAACTACTGACCCAGTCACAAATTGAAAAAGCAGACAAATCCCCAACCCTCTTAAGCGTGACGAGAGCGGTTATGGCAACGGTGAGCTTAGGATTGTTCAACTTAGTTATCGTTCTGCTACCTTTTATTACCTCTTTAACTGTGATTGCCGCGGTGTTCGTTTTTGCTATTAGTCTGCTTATTTCTCCGGTTCTATTAATGCTTCAGTACCAGTCGGTGGCGTTGTCTATTAATAGCATCTTCCTGATGCTGGGCCTGGTTGGCGTAGGACTGCTGGTAGCCCTTGGAACGTTGAAGCTCACCCGGCTGTATTACCATCTTGTGATCCGGTACCTGAAGTATAATCTGACAGTTATCAAGAAGGATGTGGTTTCTTTTGAAAAATAA
- a CDS encoding DUF6809 family protein: MESILESLYHGNLHPDEKIIPDDPQYSILRKRTSGITETWKKRLSADEFDQLEALLDLYGQCHGMELAASFKYGFRLGAGIVVEVLSGEKRNNL, translated from the coding sequence ATGGAGAGTATTTTAGAGAGTTTGTATCACGGTAACTTACATCCCGATGAGAAAATCATACCCGATGACCCGCAGTACTCTATTTTAAGAAAAAGAACATCTGGCATCACAGAGACATGGAAGAAGCGGCTTTCAGCGGATGAATTCGACCAACTAGAAGCGCTGTTAGACTTATACGGTCAATGTCATGGCATGGAGTTGGCGGCTAGTTTCAAGTATGGCTTTCGCTTGGGAGCGGGGATTGTGGTGGAGGTTTTAAGCGGGGAGAAGCGCAATAATTTGTAG
- a CDS encoding DUF4097 family beta strand repeat-containing protein has protein sequence MKNKSRNVTRLALLLIAAGVIGNVVLYLLGNSPFDVHELSVEQTVRMDQTTSVLLHNGIGTIDVVPVQGDEIKATLSGKTTKALMKDYKLDITQDQGQTRIKVVQDNRYRFFDIYTDLKLSVGIPATRLDQLEVVTDSGKIDVGPVLAKEYRVVSDSGAIKLDIAEGIIHAETDTGKITASLERISQDIHAVSDSGDITIQTAEAPKALRTGFSADSGTVQVTLPDYQDGSIGEGGPLVELISDTGDLKIEQYSGEGT, from the coding sequence TTGAAAAATAAATCCCGGAACGTAACCAGACTTGCCCTGCTCCTGATTGCTGCCGGAGTCATTGGAAATGTAGTGCTGTATCTGTTAGGCAATTCACCCTTCGATGTGCATGAGCTATCGGTTGAACAGACTGTCCGGATGGACCAGACCACCAGCGTTCTTCTTCATAACGGGATTGGAACGATTGATGTGGTTCCCGTTCAGGGAGATGAGATCAAGGCAACCTTAAGCGGGAAGACGACCAAGGCATTAATGAAGGATTACAAGCTGGACATCACTCAGGATCAGGGGCAGACCCGGATTAAGGTGGTTCAGGACAACCGGTACCGCTTTTTTGATATCTATACGGACCTTAAGCTCTCGGTTGGGATTCCTGCGACCCGGCTGGACCAGCTTGAGGTGGTAACGGACTCCGGGAAAATTGATGTCGGCCCCGTCCTGGCGAAGGAATACCGGGTGGTAAGCGACTCGGGTGCGATCAAGCTGGATATCGCAGAGGGGATCATCCATGCGGAGACCGATACGGGTAAAATCACCGCCTCACTGGAGCGTATTAGTCAGGATATCCATGCCGTCTCGGATAGTGGAGATATTACCATCCAGACCGCTGAAGCGCCTAAGGCCCTTCGCACTGGGTTCTCTGCCGATTCTGGAACGGTTCAGGTCACGCTGCCGGATTATCAGGATGGTTCTATCGGTGAGGGCGGGCCACTTGTCGAGCTGATCTCGGACACCGGCGATCTTAAGATCGAACAGTATTCAGGCGAAGGTACATAG
- a CDS encoding phosphopantetheine-binding protein: protein MDNHKPKDDVENMLYEMITTLCGKPKDVHNNSSLVNDLSLSSLEIVQLIVMIEEKFNVEIDMNVEFKVIQDIIDYINKEVGSNV, encoded by the coding sequence ATGGATAATCATAAACCGAAAGATGATGTTGAGAACATGCTTTATGAAATGATAACAACTTTATGCGGCAAACCTAAGGACGTACATAATAACTCAAGTTTAGTAAATGATCTATCTTTATCTTCATTGGAAATTGTTCAATTAATAGTGATGATAGAGGAGAAATTCAATGTGGAAATTGATATGAATGTTGAATTTAAAGTTATCCAAGACATTATTGATTATATCAATAAGGAAGTTGGTTCGAATGTTTAG
- a CDS encoding ABC transporter ATP-binding protein — translation MSKSPLLQTVYFLRWTIVLGVVEGASIGALSVFIYQTIGSVTNDILYGSRSFPSTSLIMLVLALLTSILLIPLLQYVKNILMFRNALQHDRYIINQFIHKSIPDIQIFTEAEIQYRLEQDPHEYRMAIVRVLTDLPVALIVGTVILTKLFETHIWLALTCILAAATPLAAIRITKRLEAVYKMQVRDFELEQRNLEFDVISGAGYFKLYGIKDQWIALFRESFTNHMNHSLKKSMRILYAIRNVSFISSSCGNLLLLLVGAWLAAHQEIMAGAIMSALGLSASLTDVYQKLASAIKSHALYKQFMPKISEIAAGSSESEQIVLSDDPLTLECRGLQFRYSESVALLDNIDITIKPGEKTAIVGPNGTGKTTLLHLLSGMLTPAAGSMLLNGESLSAVSPSSYYRQIAYIEQEPFLFPVSLLDNIQLANPDASADEVLQIIKEAGLFEIHEQGTEPQSYSGGEKQRIAIARALLKKAQLIFMDEPTNHLDAQGKEWLKDILSASGCTIVYVSHDPEFIMLADQVIHLSATGAAI, via the coding sequence ATGTCTAAATCACCATTGCTGCAGACCGTATACTTTTTGCGTTGGACGATTGTACTGGGTGTTGTGGAGGGGGCATCCATAGGCGCTCTTTCTGTTTTTATCTACCAAACTATCGGGTCTGTCACCAACGACATCCTCTACGGTTCCCGTTCATTCCCTTCGACATCGCTGATAATGCTAGTTTTGGCTTTGCTTACAAGTATCCTGTTAATCCCTTTACTGCAATATGTTAAAAATATCTTGATGTTCCGCAACGCCCTGCAGCATGACCGGTACATCATCAATCAGTTCATTCATAAATCGATACCAGACATACAAATATTCACTGAAGCTGAGATTCAGTACAGGCTGGAGCAGGACCCTCATGAATACCGGATGGCTATCGTGAGAGTTCTGACGGATCTGCCGGTGGCTCTAATTGTCGGTACTGTTATTTTGACAAAGCTTTTCGAAACCCATATCTGGCTGGCTCTGACTTGCATCTTAGCCGCAGCTACTCCGCTTGCCGCCATTCGTATCACCAAACGGCTCGAAGCTGTGTACAAAATGCAAGTCCGGGATTTTGAGCTGGAACAGCGGAATCTGGAGTTTGACGTCATCAGCGGCGCCGGTTATTTTAAATTGTATGGAATAAAAGATCAATGGATTGCCCTTTTCCGGGAATCTTTCACGAACCACATGAACCACTCGCTAAAAAAGAGTATGCGCATCCTGTATGCTATCCGCAATGTAAGCTTCATCTCATCCTCTTGCGGCAATCTGCTCCTTCTGCTGGTTGGAGCCTGGCTTGCAGCACATCAAGAAATCATGGCTGGAGCCATTATGAGTGCTCTGGGATTATCCGCAAGCCTGACTGATGTGTATCAGAAATTAGCTTCCGCCATCAAAAGCCATGCCCTTTACAAGCAGTTCATGCCAAAAATCAGTGAAATTGCCGCTGGCTCTTCTGAGTCAGAACAAATCGTGCTATCGGACGACCCGCTGACACTTGAATGCCGCGGTTTGCAATTCCGTTATAGTGAATCCGTCGCACTGCTTGACAACATTGATATCACGATTAAGCCTGGAGAAAAGACGGCGATCGTCGGGCCGAACGGTACCGGTAAAACGACGCTGCTTCACCTTCTTTCCGGCATGCTGACGCCAGCAGCCGGCAGCATGCTTTTGAATGGTGAAAGTCTATCTGCAGTTTCTCCCTCTTCTTATTATCGCCAGATTGCGTATATCGAGCAGGAACCCTTTCTGTTTCCGGTCTCACTACTCGACAACATTCAACTGGCAAATCCGGATGCCTCAGCCGATGAGGTGCTTCAAATTATCAAAGAGGCAGGCTTGTTCGAAATCCATGAGCAAGGTACTGAGCCACAAAGCTATTCAGGAGGTGAGAAGCAGCGAATTGCTATCGCACGGGCACTACTGAAAAAGGCTCAGCTGATCTTCATGGATGAGCCAACTAATCATTTGGATGCCCAGGGTAAAGAGTGGCTTAAAGACATCCTTTCTGCTTCCGGTTGTACGATTGTATATGTCTCGCACGATCCGGAGTTTATTATGCTGGCTGACCAGGTGATTCATTTATCGGCCACTGGAGCGGCCATCTGA
- a CDS encoding ABC transporter ATP-binding protein, which yields MTFNVPFAKLVCGLTLRNLLAIPFGLLTAFKLAHILEASLRTDFRALQTGSLELLTIVIVYYTIDYFFYLLLQLTVERKKNQLKMSMLHRFLSLDMLQIERMGEGKMIEHLSNDLNELVDYKTTVLPGLISASVTAVIYSGYFLSVNPIFALILAFISILHVIPPIVIRKYMYTQYMDTRDIEAELTNHLISGFKAFRILQIYSCHHWFMQQLKKIHNEYNGVGSKAEKTLASEEVLTKGVEHAVKFGTYGIVGYLIWIDVITLTNGLALLMLSPGFYSAVSTLCSHFSQRAVYTAVNERLSLFHKINGTESESSNSLRIAAKRESSPPLLLEVMDAKAEIDSAVANQSWNFQLTEHDHLLIQGKNGSGKSTLLRLLTRQVPLAEGQIYFRGTELASIPEDELFLELSLLPQADLKLSITPIQLFSLLYSAHPDILQRTLQLCSSLNLNDERLSKHTISELSGGERKKVYLAAALMKPSASLLLLDEPDNSLDHNSKAALMKCLQDDKRALIIVSHDDLFQASSNLAIQINREPTEGQERDRTYV from the coding sequence ATGACGTTCAACGTTCCGTTTGCAAAACTGGTTTGCGGTTTGACGTTAAGAAATCTTTTGGCTATTCCGTTTGGTTTGCTGACAGCATTCAAGCTAGCCCATATTTTGGAGGCATCGCTTAGAACCGATTTCAGAGCGTTACAAACCGGGAGTCTGGAGCTCCTTACGATAGTCATCGTGTATTATACAATAGATTACTTTTTTTATTTACTTTTACAACTCACGGTAGAACGAAAAAAAAACCAGTTGAAAATGTCCATGCTTCACCGTTTCTTGTCACTGGATATGCTACAGATTGAACGAATGGGCGAAGGCAAGATGATTGAACATCTCTCGAATGACCTGAACGAACTGGTAGATTATAAAACCACTGTGCTTCCTGGCTTGATTAGCGCCTCCGTCACTGCTGTTATCTATTCGGGTTATTTCCTGTCAGTCAATCCTATATTTGCTCTGATCCTTGCCTTCATATCCATACTGCATGTTATTCCGCCAATCGTAATCAGAAAATATATGTATACCCAGTATATGGACACACGAGATATTGAAGCCGAGCTTACCAATCATCTGATATCCGGTTTCAAGGCTTTTCGGATTCTCCAGATCTACTCCTGCCACCATTGGTTTATGCAGCAGCTCAAGAAAATTCATAATGAGTACAACGGAGTAGGCAGTAAGGCCGAAAAAACATTAGCTTCGGAGGAAGTGCTGACGAAGGGTGTGGAACACGCCGTCAAATTTGGCACATACGGCATTGTCGGATACCTGATCTGGATAGATGTAATTACGCTGACTAATGGCCTAGCCCTCCTCATGCTGAGCCCCGGCTTCTATTCAGCCGTTAGCACGTTATGCTCACATTTTTCTCAAAGAGCCGTTTATACCGCTGTAAATGAACGATTAAGTCTATTTCATAAGATCAACGGTACAGAATCAGAATCATCTAATTCTTTGCGTATTGCTGCAAAAAGGGAGTCTTCTCCCCCATTGTTACTCGAAGTAATGGATGCAAAGGCGGAGATAGACTCAGCTGTAGCTAATCAATCATGGAATTTCCAACTAACAGAGCATGATCATTTGCTGATACAAGGAAAAAATGGATCAGGCAAATCCACACTTTTACGCCTGCTGACCAGACAAGTCCCGCTAGCTGAAGGTCAGATCTATTTCCGGGGGACGGAGCTGGCGTCAATTCCAGAGGATGAGCTTTTCCTTGAGCTCTCCCTGCTTCCCCAAGCGGATTTGAAGCTATCCATAACTCCTATCCAATTATTCAGCCTTTTATATTCAGCCCATCCTGACATCCTCCAGAGAACCCTTCAACTGTGCAGCAGCCTCAATTTAAATGATGAAAGATTGAGCAAGCATACCATCAGTGAATTGTCGGGAGGAGAACGAAAAAAAGTCTATCTTGCCGCTGCTTTAATGAAGCCCTCGGCTTCACTCCTTCTTCTGGATGAACCGGATAACTCCCTGGATCACAATTCCAAAGCGGCACTGATGAAATGTTTGCAGGATGACAAACGTGCTTTAATCATAGTCAGCCATGATGATCTGTTCCAGGCAAGCTCAAATCTGGCCATCCAGATAAATAGAGAACCTACAGAAGGACAAGAAAGGGATCGTACTTATGTCTAA